One stretch of Roseimicrobium sp. ORNL1 DNA includes these proteins:
- a CDS encoding glycosyltransferase encodes MKAMLLPETEKQVPFLSVCIVTRGRPALLRECLEIVINGQSLSREHYDVIVSDDDPEHSAKKVVEEFAGVTWVSGPARGVAANRNKVVGQSRGEWIVFVDDDELPEPNWLAEVHKAALSGQWDVIEGVVQPTDYPDSIFWYAPTVESPGLFCTANLAIRRDTFVALGGFDEQFAISHEDMDLGRRIRNAGVPTTFLPKAVVKHPARRQKLKTIFTRTVQQQYQTYRLLHPTSRGAMSGIGAAVRLSQWTMVYLFRCTRINAAVAGWQKWRSFCLESGIRVLCAPIAAMRIWHGERDVPGNETENRGS; translated from the coding sequence ATGAAGGCAATGTTGTTACCGGAGACTGAAAAGCAGGTCCCGTTCTTGAGTGTTTGTATTGTCACTCGGGGAAGGCCGGCGCTCTTGAGGGAGTGCCTGGAGATTGTGATCAACGGCCAGTCACTCAGCCGGGAGCACTATGACGTCATCGTAAGTGATGACGATCCCGAGCATAGTGCCAAAAAGGTGGTCGAGGAGTTTGCAGGCGTGACCTGGGTCAGTGGACCAGCGAGGGGCGTTGCTGCAAACAGAAACAAGGTGGTGGGGCAGAGCAGGGGAGAATGGATTGTCTTCGTGGACGACGATGAACTTCCGGAGCCCAACTGGCTGGCCGAGGTGCATAAGGCTGCCCTGAGCGGGCAATGGGATGTGATCGAAGGTGTGGTGCAACCGACGGATTATCCTGACAGCATCTTTTGGTATGCGCCCACGGTGGAGTCGCCGGGGCTGTTCTGTACCGCGAATCTCGCGATCCGCCGTGACACCTTTGTGGCGCTCGGTGGCTTTGACGAACAGTTTGCCATCTCGCACGAGGACATGGACTTGGGCCGGCGCATTCGTAATGCGGGAGTGCCAACCACCTTTCTCCCCAAGGCCGTGGTAAAGCACCCAGCGAGAAGGCAGAAGCTGAAGACGATATTTACCAGGACGGTCCAGCAGCAGTATCAGACCTATCGGTTGCTTCATCCGACGTCGCGGGGGGCAATGTCTGGTATCGGGGCAGCTGTCCGTCTGTCGCAGTGGACCATGGTGTACCTGTTTCGTTGTACACGCATCAACGCCGCGGTGGCGGGGTGGCAGAAATGGCGGAGCTTTTGTCTCGAGAGTGGCATCCGCGTTTTGTGCGCGCCGATTGCCGCCATGCGCATCTGGCATGGTGAACGTGACGTCCCCGGGAATGAGACAGAAAATCGTGGCTCCTGA
- a CDS encoding PIG-L family deacetylase, which yields MSSVLYDWSSPVCARVNHPSRGGTGTAARERFMLRLRAFHADVLLTFLARLLTRKMAEMPERITVVAPHQDDETFGCGGLIAKHQKRGSDVQVVFLTDGSQAPLDGTGVSERRELPALRKEEARRAMASLGVPEQRLHFLDCGDGTLHSLDQAARHALIEKLSSLLTSHGSTAVFLPHWNDGHSDHDAAHVLAKEAASSVPKIGMLYQYVIWKPWLHPLYRPQFLRELSRAERLGITDVCAEKNAAIQAYTSQLATLPHGFLDRFLRSYELFFPCRNQTSGLEATHCTR from the coding sequence ATGAGCTCGGTGTTGTACGATTGGTCTTCTCCCGTGTGTGCTAGAGTGAACCATCCCAGCCGTGGCGGCACTGGAACCGCAGCACGCGAGCGTTTCATGCTCCGCCTGCGCGCCTTTCATGCAGACGTTTTGCTGACGTTCCTCGCGAGGCTGCTGACGAGAAAAATGGCGGAGATGCCTGAGAGAATCACCGTGGTGGCACCTCATCAAGACGACGAAACATTCGGTTGCGGCGGGTTGATTGCAAAGCACCAGAAGAGAGGTTCTGACGTGCAAGTCGTCTTCCTGACGGATGGCAGCCAGGCACCCTTGGATGGCACCGGTGTTTCCGAGAGGCGGGAATTGCCAGCATTGCGCAAAGAGGAAGCACGACGGGCCATGGCAAGCCTCGGAGTTCCCGAGCAGCGCCTTCATTTCCTGGACTGCGGGGATGGAACCCTGCACTCGCTGGACCAGGCTGCGCGGCATGCGCTGATTGAGAAGCTATCCAGCCTGCTGACCTCGCATGGGTCAACAGCGGTCTTTCTGCCGCACTGGAACGATGGGCATAGCGACCACGATGCAGCTCATGTGCTTGCAAAAGAAGCGGCGAGCAGCGTGCCCAAGATTGGGATGCTCTATCAGTATGTCATTTGGAAGCCGTGGCTGCATCCCCTGTACCGACCACAGTTTCTGCGGGAACTGAGCAGGGCTGAGAGGCTTGGTATCACGGACGTGTGTGCTGAAAAGAACGCGGCGATACAAGCCTACACATCACAATTGGCCACGCTGCCACACGGCTTCCTGGACAGGTTCCTCCGCTCGTATGAACTGTTCTTCCCTTGTAGGAACCAAACAAGTGGACTGGAGGCTACACATTGCACCCGATGA
- a CDS encoding class I SAM-dependent methyltransferase, whose product MKVLLGCGVDLYISSQDRDILEKTIMPYLAQEEGYNRILFVGCAWYTRGYRKVFTGKDYWTIEIDPEQARYGSSQHITDSVENVGQHFRENDLDAIICNGVFGWGLDEREAVEKAFQGCFDCLREGGVFVLGWNDLPGHVPFPLEDCVALRSFTRLEFPPLGSTRVVAEAGRHSFDFFVKKAV is encoded by the coding sequence ATGAAGGTGCTGCTGGGCTGTGGAGTGGACCTTTACATCAGCTCGCAGGATAGGGACATTCTAGAGAAGACCATCATGCCGTACCTTGCCCAGGAGGAGGGATATAACCGGATTCTCTTTGTAGGCTGTGCGTGGTACACCCGTGGTTACAGGAAGGTGTTCACGGGAAAGGACTATTGGACGATTGAAATAGATCCGGAGCAAGCGCGGTACGGAAGCTCGCAGCACATCACAGATTCCGTGGAGAACGTTGGACAGCACTTTCGTGAGAACGACCTGGATGCAATCATCTGCAATGGAGTGTTTGGCTGGGGTCTGGACGAGCGTGAGGCAGTGGAGAAGGCATTTCAGGGATGCTTTGACTGCTTGCGTGAGGGGGGAGTGTTTGTCCTGGGATGGAATGATCTTCCCGGGCACGTACCCTTTCCGCTGGAGGATTGCGTGGCGCTTCGTTCTTTTACGCGATTGGAATTTCCTCCACTTGGGAGCACCAGGGTGGTGGCGGAGGCTGGAAGGCATTCATTCGACTTCTTTGTGAAGAAGGCTGTATGA
- a CDS encoding glycosyltransferase family 4 protein — protein sequence MRILTVCNVPLDAALGSAYVLLNYARYLRDLGHDVQVVGQETFMTLPKLPFGRLFRMALGMRRYIRKHAMDGQFDVIELCGGQTCYAARMLGARKDRDCLVVAHTNGIEMHMSEAQERGGDHTTRSHLRSTLMPVKDAFTKVDGIVTVSQFDLEYAIREQLLPESQMLAIENPLPEGYVGTPLRLQRKPVIGYCGGWNWNKGVGHIQECMLEVLEAHPQATLKMIGVGTPFSKEKLFPQHLWHRIEVVPFVRNRTELKRHYEEISILLMPSVYESFGMVSTEGMACGCALVGTRTGFAASLKDGEEVMHVDLADRRSLTRAISALLNDDQLRQRIAGNGWKRVQTLRWPEAASTLEAKYGSWLSELRARRRNGEEI from the coding sequence ATGCGCATCCTGACTGTCTGCAACGTGCCCTTGGATGCCGCACTCGGGTCGGCCTATGTGCTTCTCAACTACGCGCGGTACCTGCGCGACTTGGGACATGATGTCCAAGTGGTGGGACAGGAGACATTCATGACGCTTCCCAAGCTTCCGTTTGGCCGGCTGTTTCGCATGGCATTGGGAATGCGCCGCTACATCCGGAAGCATGCCATGGATGGACAGTTCGATGTGATCGAGCTGTGTGGTGGGCAGACCTGCTACGCAGCGAGAATGCTGGGAGCCAGGAAGGACAGGGACTGCCTCGTGGTGGCGCACACCAATGGCATCGAGATGCACATGAGCGAAGCGCAGGAGCGCGGGGGAGATCACACCACCAGAAGTCATCTCAGATCGACATTGATGCCTGTGAAAGATGCCTTCACGAAAGTGGACGGCATTGTAACGGTGAGTCAGTTCGACCTAGAGTACGCCATCAGGGAGCAATTGCTGCCAGAGTCACAGATGCTGGCCATCGAAAACCCACTGCCGGAAGGGTATGTGGGAACTCCCCTCCGGCTTCAGCGGAAGCCGGTGATTGGCTATTGCGGAGGATGGAACTGGAACAAGGGAGTGGGCCACATCCAGGAATGCATGCTTGAAGTTTTGGAGGCGCATCCGCAAGCAACGTTGAAGATGATCGGTGTCGGGACGCCGTTCTCGAAAGAAAAGCTCTTTCCCCAGCACCTGTGGCATCGCATCGAGGTAGTTCCCTTCGTACGCAACCGCACGGAATTGAAACGGCATTACGAGGAGATTTCCATCCTGCTGATGCCCTCGGTCTATGAGAGTTTCGGAATGGTGTCCACTGAAGGGATGGCGTGCGGATGCGCGCTGGTGGGAACCAGGACCGGGTTTGCGGCCTCGCTGAAAGATGGTGAGGAGGTCATGCACGTGGATTTGGCGGACAGGCGTTCGCTGACCCGGGCCATCTCAGCGCTCCTCAATGACGACCAACTCCGGCAGCGCATTGCAGGCAATGGATGGAAACGGGTGCAGACTCTGCGATGGCCCGAAGCAGCCAGCACTCTTGAAGCCAAGTATGGTTCCTGGTTGTCAGAGCTTCGAGCCCGCAGGAGAAACGGTGAGGAAATCTGA
- a CDS encoding glycosyltransferase produces the protein MPVPVTERHTPFLSVCIITRGRPALLRQCLERVVRGQLLERARYEVLVSDDDPQGSAREVVEQFDGVRWIQGPGRGVAANRNTVARGSTGEWIVFVDDDELPEANWLEEMHKAACTGRWDVIEGMVESVDYPDSIFWYAPSVMSPGVFCTANLAIRRELLFALGAFDERFAISHEDMDLGRRIRASGIATTFLPLALVKHPARKESLSTAFSRAIQQQYQTFRLLHGSDAPTLCGKMSALALPWWTIVYLYRCMRIEAAAEGVGRWKRYSIDSVIRLLCAPFAAVRFWRNELSQRRGPNPGACEDQQFKQMGGQGRCAS, from the coding sequence ATGCCAGTGCCGGTCACTGAGAGGCATACGCCGTTCTTGAGTGTGTGCATCATCACTCGCGGTCGACCGGCTTTGCTACGGCAGTGTCTGGAGCGTGTGGTACGGGGGCAGTTGCTTGAGCGGGCACGCTATGAAGTCCTGGTCAGTGATGATGATCCCCAAGGCAGTGCCAGGGAGGTCGTCGAGCAGTTCGACGGCGTGCGGTGGATCCAGGGACCGGGGCGTGGCGTGGCGGCCAATCGAAACACTGTGGCAAGAGGAAGCACGGGCGAGTGGATCGTCTTTGTGGATGATGACGAGCTGCCAGAAGCGAACTGGCTGGAGGAGATGCACAAGGCCGCATGCACTGGCCGGTGGGATGTCATCGAAGGTATGGTCGAGTCAGTCGACTACCCTGACAGCATTTTCTGGTATGCCCCAAGCGTGATGTCACCGGGAGTGTTTTGCACCGCCAACCTTGCCATCCGCCGCGAACTACTGTTTGCTTTGGGTGCCTTCGACGAACGGTTTGCGATCTCGCACGAAGATATGGATCTGGGACGTCGCATTCGCGCATCCGGGATTGCGACTACCTTTCTGCCCCTCGCGCTGGTGAAACATCCTGCCAGAAAGGAGAGTTTGAGCACTGCTTTCTCAAGAGCCATCCAGCAGCAGTACCAAACCTTCAGACTGCTTCATGGATCGGACGCTCCCACCTTGTGCGGAAAGATGAGCGCTCTGGCTCTGCCGTGGTGGACGATCGTCTATCTGTATCGGTGCATGCGAATCGAAGCTGCCGCGGAAGGAGTCGGCAGGTGGAAGCGCTACAGCATTGACAGTGTGATTCGCCTTCTTTGCGCGCCTTTTGCGGCCGTGCGTTTCTGGCGGAATGAACTCAGCCAGCGCAGGGGGCCCAATCCAGGGGCATGCGAAGACCAGCAATTCAAGCAGATGGGAGGGCAGGGAAGATGCGCATCCTGA
- a CDS encoding glycosyltransferase produces MSEVTKSIIGESADRKSRVFVLNNYPLDRVIREVDLAETPDHVLFGVDRLADMGYEPIFLPYPAEGFWSRVQGWVKSLRLPLELGDLQQQVLALREMRKGDVIYAPCGSQTHLLQYLRALGLLKVPIVTLMHHPFPKGKLDIFRSWQRRLFVKGADRLPSLSRAVEDELGKWGCPAAKREALEWGADVDFYGPWTPPGEGVIATGRTGRDFRTFALAAATTGIRTTIVGLEGQFEDEIYRAPENLHVIETPNQQPVPGEKKGWMKYPELCRHMADHAVIAIPLYDQKSLVGITSLMDALGLGRAVLMTRNVHVDLDIEAHGIGFWLQPGDVDGWKDRLRWVNEHPEEVKEMGRRARALAESRFNSIAFARRMGDLLGEVLQSEVAR; encoded by the coding sequence ATGTCTGAGGTAACAAAGTCAATCATTGGCGAATCGGCGGATCGGAAGTCCAGGGTCTTTGTTCTCAATAACTATCCCCTGGACCGGGTCATCCGTGAGGTGGACTTGGCAGAGACCCCAGACCATGTGCTTTTCGGAGTAGATCGGTTGGCAGACATGGGATACGAGCCGATCTTTCTACCGTATCCTGCCGAGGGTTTCTGGTCACGAGTGCAGGGTTGGGTCAAGTCGTTGCGCCTCCCGCTCGAGTTGGGGGATCTGCAGCAGCAGGTCCTTGCGTTGCGTGAAATGCGAAAGGGTGATGTGATCTATGCCCCTTGCGGTTCTCAGACACACTTGCTCCAGTACCTTCGTGCGTTGGGCTTGCTGAAGGTGCCGATTGTGACGCTGATGCACCATCCATTTCCCAAAGGGAAACTGGACATCTTTCGCTCTTGGCAGCGGCGTCTCTTTGTTAAGGGTGCTGACCGATTGCCCTCACTCAGCCGCGCCGTGGAGGATGAGCTTGGAAAGTGGGGTTGCCCTGCGGCGAAGCGTGAAGCGCTGGAGTGGGGGGCCGACGTGGACTTCTATGGACCTTGGACACCTCCTGGGGAAGGGGTGATTGCCACGGGCCGCACTGGCAGGGACTTCAGAACATTTGCCCTGGCGGCTGCCACCACGGGCATCAGGACGACGATCGTGGGACTCGAGGGACAGTTTGAGGATGAGATCTACCGTGCTCCCGAGAACTTGCACGTCATCGAAACTCCCAACCAACAGCCTGTCCCAGGTGAGAAGAAGGGGTGGATGAAGTATCCGGAACTTTGCCGGCACATGGCGGATCACGCAGTCATCGCCATTCCCCTGTATGACCAGAAATCACTCGTCGGGATTACGAGCCTGATGGATGCCTTGGGGCTAGGCAGAGCGGTACTGATGACAAGGAACGTGCACGTGGACCTTGATATCGAAGCGCATGGCATTGGCTTCTGGCTGCAACCGGGAGATGTGGACGGTTGGAAGGACAGGCTTCGCTGGGTGAATGAGCATCCGGAAGAAGTGAAGGAGATGGGCCGGCGGGCGCGCGCGCTCGCGGAGAGCCGCTTCAATTCAATCGCTTTTGCGAGAAGAATGGGAGACCTGCTCGGAGAAGTCCTGCAGTCGGAGGTCGCACGTTGA
- a CDS encoding class I SAM-dependent methyltransferase, which produces MNFNIVFGQIRVGIGAIRRSGVVSSLLGSRAVDVNGEPIPWLTYSAIHQLEDILNGSQAVVEFGSGQSSLWFAKRARSVVSIETDPAWAERVESMARERGLNNVNVRVSAEFDPVQFGQLIADADIILIDGPWRRESAELARARCKPGAYVVIDNTDPGAGGYGLPELFEGANRTIVKFRGLGPCLLHEWNTTICFPEWERTRD; this is translated from the coding sequence ATGAACTTCAATATCGTCTTCGGACAAATTCGCGTAGGCATTGGCGCCATACGGAGATCTGGTGTCGTATCCAGTTTGCTGGGCAGTCGCGCTGTTGATGTTAATGGTGAACCGATACCGTGGCTGACGTATTCGGCGATTCATCAACTTGAGGACATCCTGAACGGTTCCCAAGCTGTTGTGGAATTTGGATCGGGACAGTCGAGCTTGTGGTTCGCCAAAAGGGCTCGAAGCGTCGTATCGATTGAGACTGACCCAGCTTGGGCTGAGAGGGTTGAGAGCATGGCCCGTGAACGAGGGCTCAATAATGTGAATGTGCGCGTTTCCGCAGAGTTTGATCCCGTGCAATTTGGGCAACTGATTGCCGATGCGGACATCATCCTGATCGATGGGCCGTGGCGCAGGGAGAGCGCGGAACTGGCTCGTGCCCGGTGTAAACCTGGCGCATACGTGGTAATCGACAATACCGATCCCGGTGCGGGTGGATACGGTTTGCCGGAGCTTTTTGAAGGGGCGAATAGAACGATTGTCAAATTCCGAGGGCTTGGTCCGTGCCTTCTTCATGAGTGGAATACCACCATTTGTTTCCCGGAATGGGAACGTACGCGGGATTGA
- a CDS encoding glycosyltransferase, translated as MNLPPVSAYLLAFNNTCETLRAAVQSLLEQSHKPEEILVIDDGSALPVADCLKDLPVRVLRHAHNKGRGAARATAMAEAKFDLVTCCDATNALDSDFVRRAAMRLDEEKAAAVFGRFVQPKQNTATLRWRGRHLYRVDIPYEFSRQARLSTHGAMLKKRVVSEVGGFDPAFRYNEDGDLGRRLVAAGYDVLFDPELKVVSLTDNSVLQLLERYWRWNSGLVGRLTFGDYLKLTVYSLTVMARNDLRARDPAAALISAFCPHYQAWKSWSGKRSQQGVVG; from the coding sequence ATGAATTTGCCGCCGGTCAGCGCGTACCTTCTGGCGTTCAATAATACCTGCGAGACACTGAGAGCCGCCGTGCAGAGTCTTCTGGAGCAGTCACACAAGCCGGAAGAGATCCTCGTAATTGATGACGGTTCGGCACTGCCTGTGGCAGACTGCCTGAAAGACCTTCCTGTTCGTGTACTCAGGCACGCACACAACAAAGGCCGGGGAGCCGCCCGGGCGACCGCGATGGCTGAGGCCAAGTTTGACCTGGTCACATGCTGCGATGCCACGAATGCATTGGATTCCGACTTTGTGAGGCGCGCGGCAATGAGGCTGGATGAAGAGAAGGCTGCAGCGGTTTTTGGGAGGTTTGTGCAGCCGAAGCAGAACACTGCGACCTTGCGCTGGAGAGGCCGGCATTTGTATCGAGTTGACATTCCCTATGAGTTCAGCCGCCAGGCCCGCCTGTCCACCCACGGGGCGATGCTGAAGAAGCGAGTCGTTTCAGAGGTGGGAGGATTTGATCCTGCGTTTCGCTACAACGAGGACGGCGATCTGGGACGGCGCCTCGTTGCCGCTGGATATGATGTGTTGTTCGACCCGGAGCTGAAGGTGGTGAGCCTGACTGACAACTCGGTATTGCAATTGCTTGAACGGTACTGGCGATGGAACTCCGGCCTCGTGGGGCGATTGACGTTTGGAGACTATCTGAAATTGACGGTGTATTCCTTGACTGTAATGGCCCGGAATGATCTCCGCGCGCGAGACCCGGCAGCCGCTCTTATCAGTGCTTTTTGTCCTCACTATCAAGCCTGGAAATCCTGGTCAGGAAAACGAAGCCAGCAAGGGGTTGTCGGCTGA
- a CDS encoding acyltransferase — protein MKSEQVLLPPIRLLASLTKNWRRFALRCLRLTGKAISDHGMRNRIVRNGAVVDQTKIELFGDNNHIEWAPDASMLKCRVVVLGSNNEVKFGPKARIGNSTFWIHGSDSKVCIETEVSVNESEIILTEDRSRIRIGAGTMLGPQCAIRCGDGHAIFEKETGEILNRAISIELEENVLVGTRAQILKNVRIGMGSIIGACAVVTNDVPSGCIATGVPAKVIRSGVTWTRQRIDDLPAGWNHAPDSSAVSK, from the coding sequence GTGAAGTCTGAGCAGGTCCTTTTACCACCAATCCGCTTGCTCGCATCACTTACAAAAAATTGGCGACGGTTTGCGTTGCGATGCTTGCGCTTGACCGGAAAGGCGATCTCGGACCATGGCATGCGGAACAGAATTGTCCGAAATGGAGCTGTGGTGGACCAAACCAAGATTGAGCTGTTCGGTGACAACAACCACATTGAATGGGCTCCCGATGCCTCGATGCTGAAGTGCCGGGTAGTTGTGCTTGGCTCCAACAACGAGGTGAAATTTGGTCCCAAGGCAAGGATTGGAAATTCGACTTTTTGGATTCACGGAAGTGATTCCAAGGTGTGCATTGAGACGGAAGTATCCGTGAATGAGTCGGAGATCATTCTCACGGAAGATCGCTCGCGTATCCGGATTGGAGCGGGAACCATGCTGGGGCCACAGTGCGCGATAAGATGTGGTGATGGGCATGCCATCTTTGAAAAGGAAACCGGTGAGATTCTGAACCGCGCGATATCAATCGAACTCGAAGAGAATGTGCTTGTAGGAACGCGGGCGCAAATTCTGAAGAACGTTCGAATCGGCATGGGGTCCATCATTGGCGCATGCGCAGTGGTCACGAATGACGTCCCGAGTGGCTGCATCGCCACAGGAGTGCCGGCCAAAGTAATTCGCTCCGGAGTGACCTGGACGCGCCAGCGAATTGATGACCTTCCCGCGGGATGGAATCATGCGCCTGATAGCTCTGCAGTCTCCAAATGA
- a CDS encoding alpha-1,2-fucosyltransferase: MASMEVLLWKRYGRLGNRLLTFGNLVALAMSRGWQVHNLSFGEYADSFHHFRGRSVASWTPSGNLGVLGAFTNTRIGFKVAARMLGSAKFNRILRFQGSIFEAPDEHELTVADLARQGLQDGHSWLVWTAWNLKFDELREQWRGKLVDLFQPAVHVVAAIDDRLRHVPRGKILVGIHVRRGDYAEYLGGRYYFDHAQYREMMLQVVKLLSPRQVHFIVASDERIPEQLVSGMSSTLLDGTEIEDLYALARCRIVIGPPSTYSEWAAFYGGGDLLVFTGQPPQSLDLKGEPFFAEHTA, translated from the coding sequence ATGGCATCCATGGAGGTTTTGCTCTGGAAAAGGTACGGTCGGTTGGGAAACAGATTACTGACCTTTGGTAATTTGGTGGCACTGGCGATGAGTCGTGGCTGGCAGGTACACAATCTTTCGTTTGGAGAATATGCAGATTCCTTCCATCATTTCAGGGGGCGGTCGGTTGCCAGTTGGACCCCCAGCGGAAATCTGGGAGTTCTGGGAGCGTTCACGAATACTCGAATCGGCTTCAAAGTAGCGGCCCGAATGCTTGGGAGTGCGAAGTTTAACAGGATCCTTCGTTTCCAGGGATCAATCTTCGAGGCTCCAGACGAGCATGAACTGACGGTGGCTGACTTGGCAAGGCAGGGTCTGCAGGACGGACATTCCTGGTTGGTGTGGACTGCATGGAATCTCAAGTTTGACGAGCTCCGAGAACAATGGAGGGGAAAACTGGTGGACCTGTTTCAGCCCGCTGTGCACGTTGTCGCTGCGATTGACGACCGGTTGCGCCATGTCCCTAGAGGCAAGATCCTCGTCGGCATTCATGTCCGCCGTGGGGACTACGCCGAATACCTGGGGGGGCGGTATTATTTTGACCACGCCCAGTATCGAGAAATGATGCTTCAAGTCGTGAAACTGCTGTCACCGCGGCAGGTGCATTTTATCGTTGCTTCGGATGAGAGGATCCCGGAGCAACTGGTTTCCGGAATGTCTTCAACGCTGTTGGATGGAACGGAGATTGAAGATCTCTATGCATTGGCCAGATGCCGCATCGTGATTGGCCCTCCAAGCACTTATTCGGAATGGGCTGCCTTTTATGGAGGGGGAGACCTTCTTGTATTCACGGGCCAGCCTCCGCAGTCACTTGATTTGAAGGGGGAGCCTTTCTTTGCGGAGCATACTGCTTGA
- a CDS encoding class I SAM-dependent methyltransferase has protein sequence MNNEQHDEVLPSVLKEVFRTQKVWDESGNQSPLDSNVSESEARLLFDAVIEVKPLQSVEVGLAKGVSTLAILGALAENGQGRHVVMDPFQDNYKNSGIEMVRRSGLEPLWEFHRKFAEEVIPSLGAIQFAFIDASHLFDLTLVEFVMVDKKLDVGGVVGFHDMWMPSLQGVFRFILSNRSYEVWQPGRGYEGKSSRTNSWKDSIRAMAKRIPKAEKIFAKSFLHPWKDENLGNLVFLRKTGHDTRHWTYHQSF, from the coding sequence ATGAATAACGAGCAACACGATGAAGTGCTTCCATCAGTTTTGAAGGAGGTATTCAGGACGCAAAAGGTCTGGGATGAGTCCGGCAACCAATCTCCGCTGGACTCCAATGTCTCAGAATCGGAGGCGCGGCTGCTATTTGATGCCGTGATAGAGGTGAAGCCATTGCAATCGGTCGAAGTCGGGCTTGCAAAAGGGGTGTCTACGCTGGCGATCCTCGGGGCCCTGGCGGAAAATGGCCAGGGGCGCCACGTGGTGATGGATCCATTTCAAGACAACTACAAAAACAGCGGGATCGAGATGGTCCGCCGCTCCGGCTTGGAGCCATTGTGGGAGTTTCATCGGAAATTCGCCGAGGAAGTGATTCCCTCCCTTGGAGCCATCCAGTTCGCCTTCATTGATGCCTCTCATCTTTTTGACCTGACACTTGTGGAGTTTGTCATGGTCGACAAAAAACTCGACGTTGGTGGTGTTGTGGGGTTTCACGATATGTGGATGCCTTCGCTCCAGGGAGTTTTTCGCTTCATCTTAAGCAACAGGAGCTACGAGGTTTGGCAACCCGGGCGGGGCTACGAGGGGAAGTCGAGCCGCACGAACTCCTGGAAGGACTCGATCCGTGCGATGGCGAAGAGAATTCCCAAGGCGGAAAAGATCTTCGCCAAGTCGTTCCTTCACCCTTGGAAAGACGAGAACTTGGGTAACCTAGTCTTCCTGCGTAAGACGGGGCATGACACAAGGCATTGGACATATCATCAGAGCTTCTAA
- a CDS encoding glycosyltransferase family 9 protein has product MLRHLWILDIIGGRLTVKNAFGAPGDTLLAANCCRTLKGTYPRLRINLETEWSELVSTDPCLETINAKEGYFTLRFWYLETATGSRGEANILQETLQKVGIRNYAYQSKVYLGEGELDEARALLGRGGRLRVAFSTRTKEEVKNWPRERWSVLLARFASEVELVQLGDASEPVFENVTRFAGALSMRQSMAVLANCDLFLGGVSFLMHAANGVNVPGVIIYGGRESPKNSGYAVNDNLYVPMPCGPCWLHDSRGDVCPHNIACMEKVLVDEVEGVLRSRLKDCRGEAAAVPNFS; this is encoded by the coding sequence ATGTTGCGCCATCTGTGGATATTGGACATAATAGGCGGTCGGCTCACGGTTAAAAATGCATTCGGTGCTCCCGGGGACACGCTTCTTGCGGCCAATTGCTGCCGCACCTTGAAGGGTACTTACCCAAGACTCCGCATCAATCTGGAAACCGAATGGAGTGAGCTTGTCTCGACTGATCCGTGTCTGGAAACCATCAATGCGAAAGAGGGATATTTTACGCTGAGGTTTTGGTATCTTGAAACTGCCACAGGAAGCCGGGGTGAAGCCAACATCCTGCAAGAAACGCTGCAGAAAGTAGGGATCAGGAATTACGCATATCAATCCAAGGTGTACCTTGGCGAGGGCGAGTTGGACGAAGCTCGCGCTCTACTCGGCAGAGGTGGGCGATTGAGAGTCGCTTTCAGCACGCGAACAAAAGAAGAGGTGAAAAACTGGCCGAGGGAGAGGTGGAGCGTGCTTTTGGCCCGCTTTGCCTCCGAAGTGGAGCTTGTGCAGCTCGGTGATGCGTCTGAGCCAGTGTTTGAAAACGTTACAAGATTCGCGGGTGCGCTCTCGATGCGCCAATCGATGGCCGTTCTGGCGAATTGTGACCTGTTTCTGGGAGGCGTCAGTTTTCTGATGCACGCTGCCAACGGCGTGAACGTCCCCGGGGTTATCATCTACGGAGGCAGGGAGTCACCAAAAAACTCCGGATATGCTGTCAATGACAACCTCTATGTTCCCATGCCCTGCGGACCATGTTGGTTACACGACAGTAGAGGAGATGTGTGCCCTCACAACATCGCGTGCATGGAAAAAGTTCTCGTGGACGAAGTCGAAGGAGTTCTTCGCTCCAGACTGAAGGATTGCAGGGGGGAGGCAGCCGCAGTTCCCAATTTTTCATGA